From Temnothorax longispinosus isolate EJ_2023e chromosome 3, Tlon_JGU_v1, whole genome shotgun sequence, one genomic window encodes:
- the LOC139810585 gene encoding uncharacterized protein isoform X4 produces the protein MYIHTSEVNVFGLICLFKMPMCSVSGCKNKSENAKEKNIQFFSYPKDEETALKWMQAANKNKVNLKNARICSVHFTPSCYKPKPAYLANCENYSSKKLRRLHDHAIPTENLPLLKEREVLKEVQNQHNIINVSENSSFSESETNLIDTSMENKAETCFMQSSKENASTSDDTMVNTQSNSQTVMSEHLRLRDKIIQDLMKRLSQTNKVNDLLKKQVKRLQREKTRVTKRVIKENVHNVLKRIFTPKQIDVLMSNERKKRVKWGLKDISAAIMLRSLSPKAYRFLKENHYPLPGLSTLRNWASRMELKEGILSDVVFLMKKKAPSFL, from the exons atgtatatacatacgtcaGAAGTGAACGTGTTCGGcttaatttgtctttttaaAATGCCTATGTGTAGTGTAAGTggatgcaaaaataaaagcgagaatgcaaaagagaaaaatattcaatttttttcttatccaAAGGATGAAGAAACTGCGTTAAAATGGATGCAAGCtgctaacaaaaataaagttaaccTAAAAAACG ctCGCATATGCTCTGTCCACTTTACACCAAGCTGTTACAAACCAAAGCCAGCGTATTTAGCAAACTGCGAAAATTACTCGTCTAAGAAATTACGAAGACTTCATGATCATGCAATTCCAACAGAAAATTTGCCACTATTGAAGGAAAGAGAAGTGCTAAAGGAAGTGCAAAATCAACACAACATAATAAATGTTAGTGAAAACAGCAG TTTTAGTGAGTCCGAGACCAATTTGATCGACACTTCAATGGAAAATAAAGCAGAAACATGTTTTATGCAATCTTCAAAAGAAAATGCtag TACAAGTGATGATACAATGGTAAACACACAAAGTAATTCACAGACTGTTATGTCTGAGCACTTAag attacgagataaaattattcaagattTGATGAAAAGACTAAGCCAAACAAACAAGGTAAACGATTTGCTTAAGAAACAAGTAAAACGattgcaaagagaaaagaCAAGAGTTACGAAAcgtgtaataaaagaaaatgtccaTAATGTGCTCAAAAGGATATTCACTCCGAAGCAAATTGACGTTTTAATGagtaatgaaagaaaaaaaagagtaaagtGGGGTCTTAAAGACATATCTGCTGCAATAATGTTAAGAAGCTTGAGCCCAAAAGCATAtcgttttttaaaagaaaatcacTACCCGTTACCAGGATTATCCACACTTAGGAACTGGGCATCTCGCATGGAGTTAAAAGAAGGAATTTTATCTGATGTtgtctttttaatgaaaaagaaagcgCCATCGTTTCTGTAA
- the LOC139810585 gene encoding uncharacterized protein isoform X2, with product MYIHTSEVNVFGLICLFKMPMCSVSGCKNKSENAKEKNIQFFSYPKDEETALKWMQAANKNKVNLKNARICSVHFTPSCYKPKPAYLANCENYSSKKLRRLHDHAIPTENLPLLKEREVLKEVQNQHNIINVSENSSKNSFSESETNLIDTSMENKAETCFMQSSKENASTSDDTMVNTQSNSQTVMSEHLRLRDKIIQDLMKRLSQTNKVNDLLKKQVKRLQREKTRVTKRVIKENVHNVLKRIFTPKQIDVLMSNERKKRVKWGLKDISAAIMLRSLSPKAYRFLKENHYPLPGLSTLRNWASRMELKEGILSDVVFLMKKKAPSFL from the exons atgtatatacatacgtcaGAAGTGAACGTGTTCGGcttaatttgtctttttaaAATGCCTATGTGTAGTGTAAGTggatgcaaaaataaaagcgagaatgcaaaagagaaaaatattcaatttttttcttatccaAAGGATGAAGAAACTGCGTTAAAATGGATGCAAGCtgctaacaaaaataaagttaaccTAAAAAACG ctCGCATATGCTCTGTCCACTTTACACCAAGCTGTTACAAACCAAAGCCAGCGTATTTAGCAAACTGCGAAAATTACTCGTCTAAGAAATTACGAAGACTTCATGATCATGCAATTCCAACAGAAAATTTGCCACTATTGAAGGAAAGAGAAGTGCTAAAGGAAGTGCAAAATCAACACAACATAATAAATGTTAGTGAAAACAGCAG cAAAAACAGTTTTAGTGAGTCCGAGACCAATTTGATCGACACTTCAATGGAAAATAAAGCAGAAACATGTTTTATGCAATCTTCAAAAGAAAATGCtag TACAAGTGATGATACAATGGTAAACACACAAAGTAATTCACAGACTGTTATGTCTGAGCACTTAag attacgagataaaattattcaagattTGATGAAAAGACTAAGCCAAACAAACAAGGTAAACGATTTGCTTAAGAAACAAGTAAAACGattgcaaagagaaaagaCAAGAGTTACGAAAcgtgtaataaaagaaaatgtccaTAATGTGCTCAAAAGGATATTCACTCCGAAGCAAATTGACGTTTTAATGagtaatgaaagaaaaaaaagagtaaagtGGGGTCTTAAAGACATATCTGCTGCAATAATGTTAAGAAGCTTGAGCCCAAAAGCATAtcgttttttaaaagaaaatcacTACCCGTTACCAGGATTATCCACACTTAGGAACTGGGCATCTCGCATGGAGTTAAAAGAAGGAATTTTATCTGATGTtgtctttttaatgaaaaagaaagcgCCATCGTTTCTGTAA
- the Tfiis gene encoding transcription elongation factor S-II codes for MSAEEEVLRIQKKLNKMSSGDGTGQEQALELLKILQKLPVDLELLTKTRIGMTVNALRKSSRDEEVISLSKTLIKNWKKFLSGSNKEKDSTSSSSSKKKDEKPDKSKEESDQKKEKDTTDAAEVKVKEEKPVRDIQRKQSSFPAPTTTDAVRLKCRELLAAALRVDGKVVDGCASPEELAEELEEAIYAEFKNTDNRYKNRVRSRVANLRDVKNPNLRTNFLVGAITPARLAVMTAEEMASDEIKQLREQFKKEAINDAQLATVQGTKTDLLKCGKCKKRNCTYNQVQTRSADEPMTTFVLCNECGNRWKFC; via the exons ATGAGCGCCGAGGAGGAAGTGCTGCGTATCCAGAAGAAGCTCAACAAGATGTCGAGCGGTGACGGGACG GGTCAGGAACAGGCTTTGGAGTTGCTCAAGATACTTCAGAAGTTGCCCGTTGATTTGGAGCTTTTAACTAAGACACGCATTGGAATGACTGTAAATGCCTTGAGGAAATCGAGCAGAGACGAGGAAGTTATCTCTTTATCGAAGACTCTTATTAAGAACtggaaaaagtttttatctg GATCGAATAAAGAGAAAGACTCCACGTCGTCGAGTAGTTCAAAGAAGAAGGACGAGAAACCGGACAAATCGAAAGAAGAGAGCGATcagaagaaggagaaagataCAACGGATGCCGCCGAAGTAAAAGTGAAGGAAGAGAAACCTGTCAGAGACATTCAAAGGAAACAGTCGTCTTTCCCTGCTCCTACCACAACAGacgcggtcagattaaaatgCAGAGAACTGCTGGCGGCTGCTTTACGCGTCGACGGCAAAGTCGTCGACGGGTGTGCCAGTCCGGAAGAGTTAGCGGAAGAATTGGAGGAAGCAATTTATGCGGAATTCAAAAATACCGATAACAGATACAAAAATAGG GTACGCAGCAGAGTCGCCAACCTGCGTGACGTGAAGAATCCCAATCTACGGACGAACTTCTTGGTGGGTGCAATCACGCCTGCCAGGTTAGCGGTGATGACTGCGGAGGAGATGGCGAGCGACGAGATAAAGCAGCTACGCGAGCAATTCAAAAAGGAGGCCATCAATGACGCGCAACTTGCCACCGTGCAGGGAACCAAGACCGATTTGCTCAAGTGCGGCAAATGCAAGAAGCGCAACTGCACGTATAACCAAGTGCAAACGCGTTCGGCCGACGAGCCGATGACTACCTTCGTGTTGTGTAACGAATGCGGAAACCGATGGAAGTTCTGCTAA
- the LOC139810585 gene encoding uncharacterized protein isoform X1: protein MYIHTSEVNVFGLICLFKMPMCSVSGCKNKSENAKEKNIQFFSYPKDEETALKWMQAANKNKVNLKNARICSVHFTPSCYKPKPAYLANCENYSSKKLRRLHDHAIPTENLPLLKEREVLKEVQNQHNIINVSENSSKNSFSESETNLIDTSMENKAETCFMQSSKENASSTSDDTMVNTQSNSQTVMSEHLRLRDKIIQDLMKRLSQTNKVNDLLKKQVKRLQREKTRVTKRVIKENVHNVLKRIFTPKQIDVLMSNERKKRVKWGLKDISAAIMLRSLSPKAYRFLKENHYPLPGLSTLRNWASRMELKEGILSDVVFLMKKKAPSFL, encoded by the exons atgtatatacatacgtcaGAAGTGAACGTGTTCGGcttaatttgtctttttaaAATGCCTATGTGTAGTGTAAGTggatgcaaaaataaaagcgagaatgcaaaagagaaaaatattcaatttttttcttatccaAAGGATGAAGAAACTGCGTTAAAATGGATGCAAGCtgctaacaaaaataaagttaaccTAAAAAACG ctCGCATATGCTCTGTCCACTTTACACCAAGCTGTTACAAACCAAAGCCAGCGTATTTAGCAAACTGCGAAAATTACTCGTCTAAGAAATTACGAAGACTTCATGATCATGCAATTCCAACAGAAAATTTGCCACTATTGAAGGAAAGAGAAGTGCTAAAGGAAGTGCAAAATCAACACAACATAATAAATGTTAGTGAAAACAGCAG cAAAAACAGTTTTAGTGAGTCCGAGACCAATTTGATCGACACTTCAATGGAAAATAAAGCAGAAACATGTTTTATGCAATCTTCAAAAGAAAATGCtag cAGTACAAGTGATGATACAATGGTAAACACACAAAGTAATTCACAGACTGTTATGTCTGAGCACTTAag attacgagataaaattattcaagattTGATGAAAAGACTAAGCCAAACAAACAAGGTAAACGATTTGCTTAAGAAACAAGTAAAACGattgcaaagagaaaagaCAAGAGTTACGAAAcgtgtaataaaagaaaatgtccaTAATGTGCTCAAAAGGATATTCACTCCGAAGCAAATTGACGTTTTAATGagtaatgaaagaaaaaaaagagtaaagtGGGGTCTTAAAGACATATCTGCTGCAATAATGTTAAGAAGCTTGAGCCCAAAAGCATAtcgttttttaaaagaaaatcacTACCCGTTACCAGGATTATCCACACTTAGGAACTGGGCATCTCGCATGGAGTTAAAAGAAGGAATTTTATCTGATGTtgtctttttaatgaaaaagaaagcgCCATCGTTTCTGTAA
- the LOC139810585 gene encoding uncharacterized protein isoform X6, with the protein MYIHTSEVNVFGLICLFKMPMCSVSGCKNKSENAKEKNIQFFSYPKDEETALKWMQAANKNKVNLKNARICSVHFTPSCYKPKPAYLANCENYSSKKLRRLHDHAIPTENLPLLKEREVLKEVQNQHNIINVSENSSKNSFSESETNLIDTSMENKAETCFMQSSKENASTSDDTMVNTQSNSQTVMSEHLR; encoded by the exons atgtatatacatacgtcaGAAGTGAACGTGTTCGGcttaatttgtctttttaaAATGCCTATGTGTAGTGTAAGTggatgcaaaaataaaagcgagaatgcaaaagagaaaaatattcaatttttttcttatccaAAGGATGAAGAAACTGCGTTAAAATGGATGCAAGCtgctaacaaaaataaagttaaccTAAAAAACG ctCGCATATGCTCTGTCCACTTTACACCAAGCTGTTACAAACCAAAGCCAGCGTATTTAGCAAACTGCGAAAATTACTCGTCTAAGAAATTACGAAGACTTCATGATCATGCAATTCCAACAGAAAATTTGCCACTATTGAAGGAAAGAGAAGTGCTAAAGGAAGTGCAAAATCAACACAACATAATAAATGTTAGTGAAAACAGCAG cAAAAACAGTTTTAGTGAGTCCGAGACCAATTTGATCGACACTTCAATGGAAAATAAAGCAGAAACATGTTTTATGCAATCTTCAAAAGAAAATGCtag TACAAGTGATGATACAATGGTAAACACACAAAGTAATTCACAGACTGTTATGTCTGAGCACTTAag ataa
- the LOC139810585 gene encoding uncharacterized protein isoform X5 — protein MYIHTSEVNVFGLICLFKMPMCSVSGCKNKSENAKEKNIQFFSYPKDEETALKWMQAANKNKVNLKNARICSVHFTPSCYKPKPAYLANCENYSSKKLRRLHDHAIPTENLPLLKEREVLKEVQNQHNIINVSENSSKNSFSESETNLIDTSMENKAETCFMQSSKENASSTSDDTMVNTQSNSQTVMSEHLR, from the exons atgtatatacatacgtcaGAAGTGAACGTGTTCGGcttaatttgtctttttaaAATGCCTATGTGTAGTGTAAGTggatgcaaaaataaaagcgagaatgcaaaagagaaaaatattcaatttttttcttatccaAAGGATGAAGAAACTGCGTTAAAATGGATGCAAGCtgctaacaaaaataaagttaaccTAAAAAACG ctCGCATATGCTCTGTCCACTTTACACCAAGCTGTTACAAACCAAAGCCAGCGTATTTAGCAAACTGCGAAAATTACTCGTCTAAGAAATTACGAAGACTTCATGATCATGCAATTCCAACAGAAAATTTGCCACTATTGAAGGAAAGAGAAGTGCTAAAGGAAGTGCAAAATCAACACAACATAATAAATGTTAGTGAAAACAGCAG cAAAAACAGTTTTAGTGAGTCCGAGACCAATTTGATCGACACTTCAATGGAAAATAAAGCAGAAACATGTTTTATGCAATCTTCAAAAGAAAATGCtag cAGTACAAGTGATGATACAATGGTAAACACACAAAGTAATTCACAGACTGTTATGTCTGAGCACTTAag ataa
- the LOC139810585 gene encoding uncharacterized protein isoform X3 — protein MYIHTSEVNVFGLICLFKMPMCSVSGCKNKSENAKEKNIQFFSYPKDEETALKWMQAANKNKVNLKNARICSVHFTPSCYKPKPAYLANCENYSSKKLRRLHDHAIPTENLPLLKEREVLKEVQNQHNIINVSENSSFSESETNLIDTSMENKAETCFMQSSKENASSTSDDTMVNTQSNSQTVMSEHLRLRDKIIQDLMKRLSQTNKVNDLLKKQVKRLQREKTRVTKRVIKENVHNVLKRIFTPKQIDVLMSNERKKRVKWGLKDISAAIMLRSLSPKAYRFLKENHYPLPGLSTLRNWASRMELKEGILSDVVFLMKKKAPSFL, from the exons atgtatatacatacgtcaGAAGTGAACGTGTTCGGcttaatttgtctttttaaAATGCCTATGTGTAGTGTAAGTggatgcaaaaataaaagcgagaatgcaaaagagaaaaatattcaatttttttcttatccaAAGGATGAAGAAACTGCGTTAAAATGGATGCAAGCtgctaacaaaaataaagttaaccTAAAAAACG ctCGCATATGCTCTGTCCACTTTACACCAAGCTGTTACAAACCAAAGCCAGCGTATTTAGCAAACTGCGAAAATTACTCGTCTAAGAAATTACGAAGACTTCATGATCATGCAATTCCAACAGAAAATTTGCCACTATTGAAGGAAAGAGAAGTGCTAAAGGAAGTGCAAAATCAACACAACATAATAAATGTTAGTGAAAACAGCAG TTTTAGTGAGTCCGAGACCAATTTGATCGACACTTCAATGGAAAATAAAGCAGAAACATGTTTTATGCAATCTTCAAAAGAAAATGCtag cAGTACAAGTGATGATACAATGGTAAACACACAAAGTAATTCACAGACTGTTATGTCTGAGCACTTAag attacgagataaaattattcaagattTGATGAAAAGACTAAGCCAAACAAACAAGGTAAACGATTTGCTTAAGAAACAAGTAAAACGattgcaaagagaaaagaCAAGAGTTACGAAAcgtgtaataaaagaaaatgtccaTAATGTGCTCAAAAGGATATTCACTCCGAAGCAAATTGACGTTTTAATGagtaatgaaagaaaaaaaagagtaaagtGGGGTCTTAAAGACATATCTGCTGCAATAATGTTAAGAAGCTTGAGCCCAAAAGCATAtcgttttttaaaagaaaatcacTACCCGTTACCAGGATTATCCACACTTAGGAACTGGGCATCTCGCATGGAGTTAAAAGAAGGAATTTTATCTGATGTtgtctttttaatgaaaaagaaagcgCCATCGTTTCTGTAA